From Salmo trutta unplaced genomic scaffold, fSalTru1.1, whole genome shotgun sequence, the proteins below share one genomic window:
- the wdr41 gene encoding WD repeat-containing protein 41 isoform X2, whose product MTAYTHTSGENTHTSLITASSDRTLSLWDPETGNRVQTVSDLQSSVKCLLVLERLCVWVSGGNELCVWNRDFQLQCQSQHHDDTGISATVELPKNCIAAAMDKEIVIFRLTMSTGSQLSVAEVRRLSDHQDSIHALININDGLFASGSHVGELILWDAVDWTIMAYEHILWEESQTDTQAEIRLAAPKPSEMSIQQLTSDGELMVAAVGSGLYVYSVITKSVVAYRKTAHDSNVLHTMLLPDGGLMSCSEDGSVRIWEMQDLLLPAEPASAGFFGMWTFGRSNKQVGPPVKKVLELPSLRTLELTGDLIGHSGAVQMFVSFGEKGLVTCSTDHLLIAWKNRERESHLRSLALFRKLEENGGL is encoded by the exons AtgacagcctacacacacaccagtggagagaacacacacacctccctcatcACAGCTTCCTCGGACCGCACCCTCAGT CTGTGGGACCCAGAAACAGGCAACAGGGTTCAGACCGTCTCAGACCTCCAGTCCTCTGTCAAG TGTCTGCTGGTGTTGGAgcggttgtgtgtgtgggtgtcggGAGGAAATGAGTTGTGTGTGTGGAACAGAGACTTCCAGCTGCAGTGTCAGAGCCAGCACCACGACGACACAG GAATCAGTGCCACGGTGGAGTTGCCTAAGAACTGTATAGCAGCAGCTATGGACAAAGAGATAG TGATTTTCAGGCTGACCATGTCCACAGGGTCCCAGTTGTCTGTGGCAGAGGTCAGACGTCTATCTGACCACCAGGACAGCATCCACGCTCTCATCAACATCAATG ATGGCCTGTTTGCCAGTGGGTCCCATGTTGGCGAGTTGATCCTGTGGGACGCTGTTGATTGGACGATTATGGCCTATGAGCACATCCTGTGGGAGGAGTCTCAGACCGACACACAGGCTGAGATCCGATTGGCCGCTCCGAAACCCAGTGAGATGTCCATCCAACAGCTGACATCCGATGGAGAG CTGATGGTGGCTGCAGTGGGCAGTGGTCTGTACGTGTACAGCGTCATCACTAAGAGTGTTGTGGCCTACAGGAAGACAGCCCACGACTCCAATGTACTACACACCATGCTGCTGCCTGATGG GGGGCTGATGTCGTGCTCCGAGGATGGCAGTGTGAGGATTTGGGAGATGCAGGACCTCCTGTTACCTGCAGAACCAGCCTCTGCAG gGTTCTTTGGGATGTGGACTTTCGGCAGGTCCAATAAGCAGGTGGGGCCTCCGGTGAAGAAGGTTCTTGAACTCCCCAGTCTCAGAACATTGGAACTGACGGGCGACCTGATTGGACACTCAGGGGCCGTGCAG ATGTTTGTGAGTTTTGGGGAGAAAGGTCTGGTAACATGTTCTACAGACCATCTGCTGATTGCatggaagaacagagagagagagtctcaccTCCGCAGTCTCGCCCTCTTCAGGAAACTGGAGGAGAACGGAGGGCTctga
- the wdr41 gene encoding WD repeat-containing protein 41 isoform X1, producing the protein MLRWILGGREAQGSVEKNPVLFIGEEQPKNWFTELQVLKGHFDIVRFLVQIDDFRFASAGDDGLVLVWNVETGERLLELRGHSQQITAMTAYTHTSGENTHTSLITASSDRTLSLWDPETGNRVQTVSDLQSSVKCLLVLERLCVWVSGGNELCVWNRDFQLQCQSQHHDDTGISATVELPKNCIAAAMDKEIVIFRLTMSTGSQLSVAEVRRLSDHQDSIHALININDGLFASGSHVGELILWDAVDWTIMAYEHILWEESQTDTQAEIRLAAPKPSEMSIQQLTSDGELMVAAVGSGLYVYSVITKSVVAYRKTAHDSNVLHTMLLPDGGLMSCSEDGSVRIWEMQDLLLPAEPASAGFFGMWTFGRSNKQVGPPVKKVLELPSLRTLELTGDLIGHSGAVQMFVSFGEKGLVTCSTDHLLIAWKNRERESHLRSLALFRKLEENGGL; encoded by the exons ATGCTGCGATGGATACTCGGTGGCCGGGAAGCACAGGGCTCTGTGGAG AAAAACCCTGTGCTATTCATTGGGGAGGAACAGCCAAAAAACTGGTTCACTGAACTGCAGGTGCTAAAAGGACATTTTGACATTGTTCGATTTCTGGTGCAGATTGATGACTTCAG GTTTGCGTCTGCAGGAGACGATGGTCTGGTGTTGGTGTGGAACGTTGAG acaggagagaggctgctggaactaaggggtcacTCCCAGCAGATAACGGCCAtgacagcctacacacacaccagtggagagaacacacacacctccctcatcACAGCTTCCTCGGACCGCACCCTCAGT CTGTGGGACCCAGAAACAGGCAACAGGGTTCAGACCGTCTCAGACCTCCAGTCCTCTGTCAAG TGTCTGCTGGTGTTGGAgcggttgtgtgtgtgggtgtcggGAGGAAATGAGTTGTGTGTGTGGAACAGAGACTTCCAGCTGCAGTGTCAGAGCCAGCACCACGACGACACAG GAATCAGTGCCACGGTGGAGTTGCCTAAGAACTGTATAGCAGCAGCTATGGACAAAGAGATAG TGATTTTCAGGCTGACCATGTCCACAGGGTCCCAGTTGTCTGTGGCAGAGGTCAGACGTCTATCTGACCACCAGGACAGCATCCACGCTCTCATCAACATCAATG ATGGCCTGTTTGCCAGTGGGTCCCATGTTGGCGAGTTGATCCTGTGGGACGCTGTTGATTGGACGATTATGGCCTATGAGCACATCCTGTGGGAGGAGTCTCAGACCGACACACAGGCTGAGATCCGATTGGCCGCTCCGAAACCCAGTGAGATGTCCATCCAACAGCTGACATCCGATGGAGAG CTGATGGTGGCTGCAGTGGGCAGTGGTCTGTACGTGTACAGCGTCATCACTAAGAGTGTTGTGGCCTACAGGAAGACAGCCCACGACTCCAATGTACTACACACCATGCTGCTGCCTGATGG GGGGCTGATGTCGTGCTCCGAGGATGGCAGTGTGAGGATTTGGGAGATGCAGGACCTCCTGTTACCTGCAGAACCAGCCTCTGCAG gGTTCTTTGGGATGTGGACTTTCGGCAGGTCCAATAAGCAGGTGGGGCCTCCGGTGAAGAAGGTTCTTGAACTCCCCAGTCTCAGAACATTGGAACTGACGGGCGACCTGATTGGACACTCAGGGGCCGTGCAG ATGTTTGTGAGTTTTGGGGAGAAAGGTCTGGTAACATGTTCTACAGACCATCTGCTGATTGCatggaagaacagagagagagagtctcaccTCCGCAGTCTCGCCCTCTTCAGGAAACTGGAGGAGAACGGAGGGCTctga